The genomic region tgagccactgcaccagctcCTTCTATGAATTCTAAGAACCAGTCTTCCCTTATAGTCTTTAGTAAGGGAAAGAGAATATGTATAAAGATAATGCCAAtcaatacaagaaagaaaataagtgcaATAAGACAGCAAGGTAATATGGGAGTTTAGATGTTAACTCTAATGGGGGGTGTTCAGGATGTCTTAGAAGAGGTGGCATTTGATTAGGTCTTGCAAAGAGGGCAGAGCTTCAATATGTAAGAAGAGGAAGGTCACtgtaaaaaatgagcaaaggaataGAGATAAGAATGTATGGGAAACAAGTCTGATTTCCACACAGTGTATGTACAATAGACTAATAAAAGGTAAAGCTGAAAAGGGAGGATTAGGCTAAATCCAGACACTTAATGAATGCTTGGCCAACGTTTGAACTTACCTGATATTTACTCCTTTGACAAGTATTTACCGACTGTCTACAATAGGCCAGATGGCAGGTTAAACGCTAGGGATACCAAGACAGACGTGGTCCTGGTCCTCTTGGAGCTTAGAGTCTACCATAAAAGCAGTAAGAATTCACTGAAGATGCAGAACACAGGACTGCCATCATCAAGGTGCTACTTAAGATTAAGATTACTCTGGCATCAATGTGTGAGATTAACTGCACGgtagaagaataaaaaaacaaaacaaggccacTTATTACAGTAAGTTTAGAAAGGAATGAGGCCTAAGACAGTGGCAGTGGTAATGGAGGAGCTAAAGGCTTGAAAGATATTAAGAAGGAAGACCATCAAGCTTAATATTTGTGCAGAAATAGTTGGAAGGGAGCAGGGAAGGGGGAAATGTAAAAGTGAACCATGAGACTGGAAAAAATCCAAACAGTTGTCAGCTCTGGGATTGGGGATGGATTGGAGAGGGGTATGAGAGAGTTCTCTGGGATGATGGTTATGTCTGTATCTTGATAGAGGCTTCACCACACAGGTGAGTACATCTATCAAAACTCATTATATACTCAATGTCTATGCATTTCAccatatgtaaattttatctttatgtttttgagaccaagtctcgcgctgtcgcccaggctggagtgcagtggcgtgatcttggctcactgcagcacctgcctcccgggttcaagctattctcctgcctcagcctccctatatgtaaatttcatatttataaattcctgaaaacaaatattaaactcAGGTTAATGATATGTAAGCTGAAGTGTTTAGGGGTGAAGTGTATGTTACCTGCAATTCACTTTGAAATACATTAAGAAAGATAACATGGACTGGTGGATGAAAAGATGGGCAGATATatgataaagcaaaaagaaaatattaactgtaAACTCCTGGTGGAGAATATGCAGTTTTCATTATACAATTCTTTCAATcctttttgtttgaaaaatttcataataaaatgttgagaaaAGCGATAAGCATTCAGTTTTGAGTTTGGGTTGACTGGCGGGATACTGGCAATACAGAAGATGTAGGTAGGTTATGTCCATTAGTGACATAAGTAAGGGTTTGAGGTACCCAAGGCATTCGAGTAGAAATATTTACCAGGCAGCTGGAATTGCATAGGTAGAGTTATTTTACTCTGCTGCTTCCTGAACATCTCTCTGCCTCCATGTGTCCACTTCCACTGAAACCTTTTCCTTCTTCAAGCTTTCCCTGACTACCCTGTGCTCCGACATTCAGCATTGGATGATTAGTTCATGGCATTATCACGTCACTAGACTGGAAATTCTTAGGATAAACAGAATCTTATAAAGAACACATAGTGTTTATTTCATaaagcaattttcaaataaacaactgaGTAACACCTGACTTAGTATTGGAATATCCAGGTCTTTATGTTCACACTGATTCCTGGCTCAGTGGTAGAGtcctgttttttttgagacagatatAAACagatacgtgtatatatatatatgtatatacataccaATAGATATAAACAGATATAGATCTATAGAGAGACATAAACAGATAGATATAAACAGACTTTCTTAAAAGGCAACCTTTACAGCAGAGAATTCCCATtcccagattcttttttttgagacagggagtctcactctgttgtccaggctggagttgcagtggcaagattatagctcactgtagcctccacctctcgggcttaaacaatcctctcacctcaatctcctgagtagctgggactatacatgTGCACccccacaccaggctaatttttgtatttttttttttgtagagactgggtttcgctatgttgcccaggctggtcccgaactcttgggctcaagtgatccacctgcctcagcctctcaaagtgctcaaagtgctgggattacaggcgtgagccaccacatccagccccagATTCTTAATACATTTGATTTTCTCATTCTTAGTAGcttttcttccagattttatttcacattgcattttgcagaactataaataaaaaaagaaacctttaatGACATAGTTACGAGACCCTAAAGTTCACTGCTAGAAATTGTTGAATTGTGAGGAAAGAAATCAAACCAAGGTGACTGATTTATCATTCCTATCTCTCTAATCAGCAGTGAGCTCCCTAAAGTCAACTATGTCCTGCTTGTTTTTTTACTTCCTGGTACTATCTACAGCATTGAGCTTGGCATACAGTAAGCACTCAGACAGTAAAAGAACATACATTCGACACTGAAAAGAATACCAGAAAGTAGCCAACACCAGCTGGTGGAAAGTCATTAGCTATTCTGTTAACTTGATTGCTCAGTGTTCTACCAATTTTGatagtctatttttcttttcttttctttttttttttttttgagacagagtcttgctctgtcgcccaggctggggtgcagcggccggatctcagctcactgcaagctccgcctcccgggtttagaccattctcctgcctcagcctcccgagtagctgggactacaggcgcccgccacctcgcccggctagttttttgtattttttagtagagacggggtttcaccgtgttagccaggatggtctcgatctcctgacctcgtgatctgcctgtctcggcctcccaaagtgctgggattacaggcttgagccaccgcgtccggccgatagtctatttttcaaaatgaactcAAAGAACACCTTTTGACATCTCCCAACTGCCCTAAGCAGACagtgatgctaagtgaaagaaactggGTTTAGCTCCTTCTATGAATTCTAAGAACTAGTTGGAATAAGCCACAGTGTAACTAAACCTATTCCTGGCACAATGGGAGAGCAACTCTATTAAGAAAccctaggccgggcatggtggctcatgcctgtaatcctagcactttgggaggtggaggtgggtggatcacttgaggtcaggagtttgagaccagcctggccaacatggtgaaacctcgtctctactaaaaatatgaaaaaaaaaaaaaaaattagtcgggtgtggtggtgggtgcctgtaatttcagccacttgggagggtgaggcgtgaacctgggaggaggaggttgcagtgagcccagattgcaccactgcactccagcctgggcgacagagcaagattccatctcaaaaaaaataaataaataaaagaaaaagaagattgcTCCTATTTTTGTATCAGACGGACTGGGCCACtggtaatattttatactttatatcaTTCCAACATATCCCCCAAATGTGCTTAATTCCCAATGGTTTACCTCAACTACTTAACTTAAAAGTCCATTGACTATCCAGGAAGAACCTGCTTCATCTCTTATCCCCACCACACTTAAAAGATGCTTtaccttttctcctctctctctctctctgtccttctcttcttttttcttttttttctcactatGCCCATCTGTGTGGAGGCCAGGAAGTGGCGGGGGAGGTGCTGCTGCTCCAGCGTAAGGGATGCTGGGAGGAGGGCCAGATGTCACTGTGACCTCTCCCACTGGCAGAGCAGAAAGTCCTGAACTTCTCTTGGATTTGGAGTGTCGCTTCTCTTTATGCTTCtccttgtctttcttctttttgctcttctttgacttctttttcttcttgatttcccGGTAAGAATCATCTATCACTAACTCCCCAGCCTCTAGTTCCCCACCAGAGGATGAGTCTGATTCTACCAGAATAGGTTCAAGCCCTGAAAGATCAAGGTTACCACTGTGGGACTCTGGGAACTGGGAGGCATCAGACCCACAGCCTTCAGGGCCAGGAGATGAATGTGGGTCTGAGGATGACTTGTGCTTTTTCCGGGCTGTTTTCAGAAAGCTCTGTAACTCATGTCCTAGGAGTAAAGCACCCTGCTCATCCCGAGCTGATttctttgaggattttttcaCAGTTGCTTGTTGAGAGGGATACTGAAAAGACTCCTCATCAACAGAGCTGCTTCCCTTCTCCTTTGGTGAGAGAATAAGTTTCATTTTCAAACCATCAGGCTCCCGAAGGGTCAGTGTCTCTGTGTTCACATACAGAGGTTTCATTTTTTTGGATTTGTGGGAGGCACCATCCTCCAGGGGTAGTTCCCCACTGCTTCCACTGACTTTCTTCCTGTGGTGCTCCTTTTTACTCTCCGAATGGCTTGAAGAGCCAGAGGATTTCTCCCCCATCTTTTTGGAGGGCTTGGAGCCTGCTGCCAGTGGGGAAGTGATAGCTTTCAACAGGTCCATAGCTGTATCGGTAGACTGTGGgctggactttttctttttcttctgtgacGATTCCAAAGACGAAATGTCTAGAAATAATCAGGAGAAGTACTGTCAATATGGTGGGAAGCAACTTCTAACAAGCTTCCTCTCTCATCAAAAGCACCTAGCTAACATGAGAAAGAGGCTAACAGGAATGATCTGAAGGGAGACCCTTTAACTGATTCCTAACATTAAGAAATGATGCCCTCGTGCTTCTTGGCTTGGTGGATTCTGCCTCTGACCCTGGATATAGTTCTTGCCACTAAAGTTGTTTCTCTTCATTGAGTCTTCAGAAGCAACCAAAGAGCACATACCCAGAAGAATTGACTATAGTTGTGGGATTGTGGGAAGTTAACAATTCAGAGTGCAGACAGAGTATCATTTGTTTCTGTGTTCAGGACAAACCCATTCTGGGAAAAGTTGAGTCTCGTCAGCTACGTGCATAACACAGCTAAGAAAACTGGTTCTGTGAGTGGATATACACTTGTTGAGAAGTGACCCACAGGTGCAGGCCAGAGGACTACATATGGCAAAAGGGATGCTAGATAACAATGGGCACAAGATAAGTGGATGATTGGGGGGAGAAGGAACCTGGTACCTGGTGTATCACAAATGCAGACTGTTCTTCTATGCTGAATCCTCCAAAATACCAGCCCTCCACCTCTCTCCTCCTTCACACTGGTTTATCGGCACTCAGAACAAGAACCACTGTCCTGTTAAATAGGCCACTGAGTCAGCAACATCTGGATCCCTTTCCCCTACCCCGACTCCAAGAACCAGCGATGTGTTTATCCCACCTGTTGCCCATTCCCATCCTCACCTCCATAGTAGTAATCATCAGAGGAGTGCTTCCTCTTCTTCTTGTGTGTGTCCGTCCCCAAGAAGTAAAGTTCGCTATCCTATAATTAAAGAAGAAGAATTGACCAATAATAAGATGATGAGGCAAATGCAGTTTGGAACCACTCTTGTCTTTGATGATTTCTGACTTTGGGAAACAAAgcacaagaaataataaaaacagatgtgcacattttatttttcttttctaaagttaTTAAAAAACACTTCCTTCTTCAAATATTAGGAAATATGGTAAGAAGTAGTTTAAGACTttcctggtgcagtggctcaggcctgtaatcctagcactttgggaggctgaggcaggtggatcatttgaggtcaggagtttgagacctgcctggccaacatggtgaaaccctgtctctaataaaatacaaaaattggccgggcttggtggcaggaacctgttaatcccagcgactcgggaggctgaggcaagagaatcgcttgaacccggaaggtggaggttgcagtgagcagagatcacgccactgcactccagcctgggccacaagagcaaaaaaaacctctgcatcagaaaaaaaaaaaaaaaaaaaagtagtttaagACTt from Macaca thibetana thibetana isolate TM-01 chromosome 10, ASM2454274v1, whole genome shotgun sequence harbors:
- the HMGXB4 gene encoding HMG domain-containing protein 4 isoform X1 is translated as MAYDDSVKKEDCFDGDHTFEDIGLAAGRSQREKKRSYKDFLREEEEIAAQVRNSSKKKLKDSELYFLGTDTHKKKRKHSSDDYYYGDISSLESSQKKKKKSSPQSTDTAMDLLKAITSPLAAGSKPSKKMGEKSSGSSSHSESKKEHHRKKVSGSSGELPLEDGASHKSKKMKPLYVNTETLTLREPDGLKMKLILSPKEKGSSSVDEESFQYPSQQATVKKSSKKSARDEQGALLLGHELQSFLKTARKKHKSSSDPHSSPGPEGCGSDASQFPESHSGNLDLSGLEPILVESDSSSGGELEAGELVIDDSYREIKKKKKSKKSKKKKDKEKHKEKRHSKSKRSSGLSALPVGEVTVTSGPPPSIPYAGAAAPPPPLPGLHTDGHSEKKKKKEEKDRERERGEKPKKKNMSAYQVFCKEYRVTIVADHPGIDFGELSKKLAEVWKQLPEKDKLIWKQKAQYLQHKQNKAEATTVKRKASSSEGSMKVKASSVGVLSPQKKSPPTTMLLPASPAKAPETEPIDVAAHLQLLGESLSLIGHRLQETEGMVAVSGSLSVLLDSIICALGPLACLTTQLPELNGCPKQVLSNTLDNIAYIMPGL
- the HMGXB4 gene encoding HMG domain-containing protein 4 isoform X2 translates to MDLLKAITSPLAAGSKPSKKMGEKSSGSSSHSESKKEHHRKKVSGSSGELPLEDGASHKSKKMKPLYVNTETLTLREPDGLKMKLILSPKEKGSSSVDEESFQYPSQQATVKKSSKKSARDEQGALLLGHELQSFLKTARKKHKSSSDPHSSPGPEGCGSDASQFPESHSGNLDLSGLEPILVESDSSSGGELEAGELVIDDSYREIKKKKKSKKSKKKKDKEKHKEKRHSKSKRSSGLSALPVGEVTVTSGPPPSIPYAGAAAPPPPLPGLHTDGHSEKKKKKEEKDRERERGEKPKKKNMSAYQVFCKEYRVTIVADHPGIDFGELSKKLAEVWKQLPEKDKLIWKQKAQYLQHKQNKAEATTVKRKASSSEGSMKVKASSVGVLSPQKKSPPTTMLLPASPAKAPETEPIDVAAHLQLLGESLSLIGHRLQETEGMVAVSGSLSVLLDSIICALGPLACLTTQLPELNGCPKQVLSNTLDNIAYIMPGL